A single genomic interval of Peribacillus sp. FSL H8-0477 harbors:
- a CDS encoding type VII secretion protein EssB/YukC, producing MANQVLLPHGVLFKSSEGLVMEIPLKETNVQDLEQLKELEKQDSLFLSCTKQELKPNQIVLHYHLEEGFQPLETWADSSMYMKQKFAQGIISVKKIEGTQFTTYMHPENIYCNQDGKVKFIYRGIRSVLPPEQEDGKVFVYQIKCIILSIFSGMPYFDLLNNGIPLNSFNDRALNQLAKAKSLKDIEVFLAKDFSEINTKRTESSSNLKSTKEKHKSNEQKNSMNFIKSGPDLSIPAMKPNLSLTSEETLSISTNKSRKVLWLSGAGFLVLGLIIGLLSSYILQVKPNSVASASNLEEKKKIEKKLQIELDEKEDHLAAYQLTAMRKNEEAIQAFEAIKRPSDDDKKVLANLYLALNTPDSLMKAAELDSSLQVQAAKGLVKLKSEEANKALLSIETMEPEILLEQAWLEKNYQQVTALAGDELKDSERANVLAANGLLEEGNSKEAYSFAKKTRDVPLKIKILDKQLKNIKADKSLSKKEKEKETKLVEKEQKKIKNVKS from the coding sequence TTGGCAAATCAGGTGTTGCTACCACATGGTGTACTGTTTAAAAGTAGTGAAGGACTAGTCATGGAAATCCCGTTAAAAGAAACAAATGTTCAGGATTTGGAACAATTAAAGGAATTAGAAAAACAAGATTCTCTCTTTTTGTCCTGTACGAAACAGGAATTGAAACCAAATCAGATTGTTTTACATTACCATCTTGAAGAAGGTTTTCAGCCATTGGAAACATGGGCTGACAGCTCAATGTACATGAAACAAAAATTTGCACAGGGAATAATTAGTGTAAAGAAAATAGAGGGAACACAATTTACTACGTATATGCATCCTGAGAATATTTACTGTAATCAGGACGGTAAAGTAAAATTTATTTATAGAGGTATCAGATCGGTACTTCCACCTGAACAAGAGGATGGTAAGGTATTTGTTTATCAAATAAAGTGTATCATTTTATCCATTTTTTCTGGTATGCCTTATTTCGATTTGCTGAATAATGGTATTCCCTTGAATTCTTTTAATGATAGAGCGTTGAATCAGCTGGCAAAAGCTAAATCATTAAAAGATATTGAAGTGTTTCTAGCTAAAGATTTTTCTGAAATCAACACTAAGCGTACTGAATCTTCATCCAATTTAAAATCTACTAAAGAAAAACACAAATCAAATGAACAGAAAAATAGCATGAATTTTATAAAATCTGGACCGGATTTATCCATTCCGGCAATGAAACCTAATTTATCTTTAACCTCTGAGGAAACACTATCAATTTCTACCAATAAATCTAGGAAGGTGCTCTGGCTGTCTGGAGCTGGTTTCTTAGTACTGGGATTAATTATTGGTTTGCTAAGTAGTTATATTCTTCAAGTAAAGCCAAACTCAGTTGCTTCGGCATCAAATTTGGAGGAGAAAAAGAAAATTGAGAAGAAACTCCAAATCGAATTGGATGAAAAAGAGGACCATTTAGCTGCTTATCAATTGACAGCTATGAGAAAAAATGAAGAAGCGATTCAAGCGTTTGAAGCGATTAAAAGGCCATCTGATGATGACAAAAAAGTATTAGCGAATCTATATTTAGCTCTCAATACTCCTGACAGTTTAATGAAAGCTGCTGAACTAGATTCATCCCTTCAAGTCCAGGCAGCAAAAGGACTCGTTAAGCTGAAATCGGAAGAGGCGAACAAGGCACTTCTTTCTATTGAAACCATGGAGCCGGAGATTCTTCTTGAGCAAGCATGGCTGGAGAAGAACTATCAACAGGTTACCGCCCTTGCTGGTGATGAATTGAAGGATAGTGAAAGAGCAAATGTTCTGGCGGCGAACGGCTTACTTGAAGAGGGTAATTCGAAGGAAGCATATAGCTTTGCTAAAAAGACAAGAGACGTTCCTTTGAAAATAAAAATTTTGGATAAGCAATTAAAAAATATTAAGGCAGATAAAAGTTTATCAAAAAAAGAAAAAGAAAAAGAAACTAAATTAGTAGAAAAGGAACAAAAAAAAATAAAGAACGTTAAGAGTTAA